Proteins encoded in a region of the Bradyrhizobium sp. CB3481 genome:
- a CDS encoding response regulator transcription factor, with product MKRRRDFSIILVGERGLLREGIERILRSANFRIRASVAPGDDLISSQVGADQLLFVMVQAGDDFDVTIEQIEFLRNHHPGARVAIVDTHYRLDDVVAAFRAGANGYFADVTSCEVFAKSVELVMLGELVFPPAFLSFPLVDDHHVSNRAPTVGSSRTVLATGTIDPRLSPRERSILRCLIEGDSNKCIARKIEIAEATVKVHIKAILRKIQVQNRTQAAIWGVNHPFLAEAPETALVPSNAVANGELPVPCNGGERQFRVEGK from the coding sequence ATGAAGCGGCGACGCGATTTTTCAATCATACTTGTCGGAGAACGAGGTCTACTTAGAGAGGGAATCGAGCGAATCTTACGCTCAGCCAATTTCCGCATCAGGGCTTCGGTAGCGCCGGGCGATGATCTGATCTCTAGTCAGGTTGGAGCCGACCAGTTGCTTTTTGTGATGGTTCAAGCCGGCGATGACTTTGATGTCACCATCGAGCAAATCGAATTTCTAAGAAATCACCATCCCGGTGCGCGCGTCGCTATTGTCGATACCCACTATCGGCTGGACGATGTGGTGGCAGCTTTCCGCGCAGGGGCTAATGGCTATTTTGCTGACGTCACGAGTTGCGAGGTCTTCGCCAAGTCGGTGGAATTGGTGATGCTGGGTGAACTCGTCTTTCCTCCGGCATTCCTGTCGTTTCCTCTTGTTGACGATCATCACGTCAGTAACCGTGCACCGACTGTCGGCAGCAGTCGAACGGTGCTCGCAACCGGCACCATCGACCCACGGCTCTCTCCGCGTGAGCGGTCTATTTTGCGCTGTCTGATTGAGGGCGATTCGAACAAATGCATCGCCCGAAAGATCGAAATTGCTGAAGCTACCGTAAAGGTCCATATCAAGGCGATTCTTCGCAAAATCCAGGTTCAGAACCGGACACAGGCCGCGATCTGGGGCGTCAACCATCCGTTCCTGGCAGAGGCGCCCGAGACTGCCTTGGTGCCATCGAATGCAGTCGCCAACGGCGAACTTCCTGTTCCTTGC
- a CDS encoding response regulator transcription factor, protein MHCIRVVIADRHPIVRQGLANVLGTERDFRLVACCGDGPSCIEAIRLFAPEIALVDPTLPNIGGRKILAVIRAETLRTRVVLFTGDIYESDIAILASGGAHSVISKDTEPNLLLQILRQVANHHISSPPTSYELESAQETPNKAKATHALTDRERQIMRLVSEGLSNKEIARRLNLTDGTIKVHLHRIFQKLDVSNRTVLATLAISQVHKLDASQEDGEGSFEASPGTHSTIADEIKSARD, encoded by the coding sequence GTGCATTGTATCCGTGTGGTTATTGCGGATCGCCATCCCATAGTTCGGCAAGGCCTGGCTAACGTACTCGGGACAGAACGTGATTTCAGGTTAGTCGCCTGCTGCGGTGATGGACCGAGCTGCATCGAAGCGATCAGGCTATTCGCGCCGGAGATCGCCCTTGTCGATCCGACATTGCCCAATATCGGCGGGAGAAAAATTCTCGCCGTGATCAGGGCGGAGACACTTCGCACGCGCGTCGTTCTTTTCACAGGCGATATCTATGAGAGCGATATAGCGATCCTGGCTTCGGGAGGTGCCCACAGTGTTATCTCCAAGGATACAGAGCCCAACCTTTTGCTGCAGATTCTGCGGCAAGTTGCGAACCATCACATATCATCGCCACCCACTTCATATGAGTTGGAATCAGCTCAGGAAACCCCGAACAAGGCCAAAGCAACGCATGCCCTCACTGACCGGGAGCGTCAGATTATGCGTCTAGTGTCTGAGGGATTGTCGAACAAGGAAATTGCTCGCCGACTGAATCTAACCGATGGCACAATAAAGGTTCATCTTCATCGTATCTTCCAGAAGCTCGATGTAAGCAATCGGACGGTGCTCGCGACCCTCGCCATCTCACAAGTTCACAAGCTGGACGCCTCCCAGGAAGATGGTGAGGGGTCATTCGAAGCTTCACCCGGAACGCACTCCACTATCGCCGATGAAATCAAGTCCGCACGCGACTAA